Proteins encoded by one window of Glycine soja cultivar W05 chromosome 15, ASM419377v2, whole genome shotgun sequence:
- the LOC114387706 gene encoding probable LRR receptor-like serine/threonine-protein kinase At1g56140 isoform X1, whose protein sequence is MPLRVLQAEATSPSNESHAPQHKSGSSLFYILGGLVVLAIVLIFLYVVWKRIKRPAQTMTVASKEHQEFGKHNESAEVMKMIFSSNQQSGSKEFFSGNLRTISCFDYQTLKKATENFHPDNLLGSGGFGPVYQGKLVDGRLVAVKKLALNKSQQGEKEFLVEVRTITSIQHKNLVRLLGCCVDGPQRLLVYEYMKNRSLDLFIHGNSDQFLNWSTRFQIILGVARGLQYLHEDSHQRIVHRDIKASNILLDDKFHPRIGDFGLARFFPEDQAYLSTQFAGTLGYTAPEYAIRGELSEKADIYSFGVLVLEIICCRKNTEHTLPSEMQYLPEYAWKLYENARILDIVDPKLREHGFVEKDVMQANHVAFLCLQPHAHLRPPMSEIVALLTFKIEMVTTPMRPAFLDRRPRKDDENHPLEALSQGFTSPIYLKASD, encoded by the exons ATGCCTCTCCGAGTACTCCAAG CAGAGGCTACTTCACCCTCTAATGAGTCACATGCACCACAGCATAAATCCGGATCATCATTGTTTTACATCCTCGGAGGACTAGTTGTGCTCGCCATAGTGTTGATTTTTTTGTATGTAGTTTGGAAGCGAATTAAACGGCCAGCACAGACGATGACAGTTGCAAGTAAAGAGCATCAAG AGTTTGGGAAACATAATGAATCGGCAGAGGTGATGAAGATGATATTTTCATCTAATCAACAGTCAG GGTCCAAGGAGTTCTTTAGTGGGAACCTTCGGACTATTAGCTGCTTTGACTACCAGACATTGAAGAAAGCAACCGAGAATTTCCATCCTGATAATCTTCTTGGAAGTGGTGGATTTGGACCTGTTTACCag GGAAAGTTGGTAGATGGAAGGCTAGTTGCTGTCAAAAAATTGGCTCTCAACAAATCCCAACAGGGAGAAAAAGAATTTCTGGTAGAGGTGAGAACAATCACTAGTATCCAACACAAAAATCTGGTTCGCCTTCTCGGATGCTGCGTAGATGGGCCTCAAAGGTTACTTGTCTATGAATACATGAAGAACAGAAGTTTGGACCTCTTCATACATG GAAACAGTGATCAATTTCTGAATTGGAGCACTAGGTTCCAAATTATTCTGGGAGTAGCGCGAGGACTACAATACCTTCATGAGGATTCACACCAAAGAATTGTTCATCGAGACATCAAAGCCAGCAACATTCTTCTTGATGATAAGTTTCACCCAAGGATTGGAGACTTTGGGCTAGCAAGATTTTTCCCTGAAGACCAAGCTTATCTTAGCACGCAGTTCGCTGGAACTTT AGGTTATACAGCTCCTGAATATGCTATTAGAGGAGAATTGTCAGAAAAGGCAGATATCTATAGTTTTGGAGTTCTTGTGCTTGAAATAATTTGTTGCAGGAAAAACACAGAGCATACTTTGCCATCAGAAATGCAGTACCTCCCAGAATAT GCATGGAAACTGTACGAGAATGCAAGGATATTGGACATTGTAGATCCAAAGCTGCGAGAACATGGATTCGTAGAAAAGGATGTTATGCAAGCAAACCATGTTGCTTTCTTATGTCTTCAGCCTCATGCACATTTGAGACCTCCCATGTCAGAGATCGTGGCATTGTTGACATTCAAAATTGAAATGGTTACAACACCAATGAGGCCAGCCTTCCTCGATCGAAGGCCGAGAAAGGATGATGAAAACCACCCTTTGGAGGCATTATCCCAGGGTTTCACATCTCCCATATATCTAAAAGCATCTGATTGA
- the LOC114387706 gene encoding probable LRR receptor-like serine/threonine-protein kinase At1g56140 isoform X2 — protein MPLRVLQEATSPSNESHAPQHKSGSSLFYILGGLVVLAIVLIFLYVVWKRIKRPAQTMTVASKEHQEFGKHNESAEVMKMIFSSNQQSGSKEFFSGNLRTISCFDYQTLKKATENFHPDNLLGSGGFGPVYQGKLVDGRLVAVKKLALNKSQQGEKEFLVEVRTITSIQHKNLVRLLGCCVDGPQRLLVYEYMKNRSLDLFIHGNSDQFLNWSTRFQIILGVARGLQYLHEDSHQRIVHRDIKASNILLDDKFHPRIGDFGLARFFPEDQAYLSTQFAGTLGYTAPEYAIRGELSEKADIYSFGVLVLEIICCRKNTEHTLPSEMQYLPEYAWKLYENARILDIVDPKLREHGFVEKDVMQANHVAFLCLQPHAHLRPPMSEIVALLTFKIEMVTTPMRPAFLDRRPRKDDENHPLEALSQGFTSPIYLKASD, from the exons ATGCCTCTCCGAGTACTCCAAG AGGCTACTTCACCCTCTAATGAGTCACATGCACCACAGCATAAATCCGGATCATCATTGTTTTACATCCTCGGAGGACTAGTTGTGCTCGCCATAGTGTTGATTTTTTTGTATGTAGTTTGGAAGCGAATTAAACGGCCAGCACAGACGATGACAGTTGCAAGTAAAGAGCATCAAG AGTTTGGGAAACATAATGAATCGGCAGAGGTGATGAAGATGATATTTTCATCTAATCAACAGTCAG GGTCCAAGGAGTTCTTTAGTGGGAACCTTCGGACTATTAGCTGCTTTGACTACCAGACATTGAAGAAAGCAACCGAGAATTTCCATCCTGATAATCTTCTTGGAAGTGGTGGATTTGGACCTGTTTACCag GGAAAGTTGGTAGATGGAAGGCTAGTTGCTGTCAAAAAATTGGCTCTCAACAAATCCCAACAGGGAGAAAAAGAATTTCTGGTAGAGGTGAGAACAATCACTAGTATCCAACACAAAAATCTGGTTCGCCTTCTCGGATGCTGCGTAGATGGGCCTCAAAGGTTACTTGTCTATGAATACATGAAGAACAGAAGTTTGGACCTCTTCATACATG GAAACAGTGATCAATTTCTGAATTGGAGCACTAGGTTCCAAATTATTCTGGGAGTAGCGCGAGGACTACAATACCTTCATGAGGATTCACACCAAAGAATTGTTCATCGAGACATCAAAGCCAGCAACATTCTTCTTGATGATAAGTTTCACCCAAGGATTGGAGACTTTGGGCTAGCAAGATTTTTCCCTGAAGACCAAGCTTATCTTAGCACGCAGTTCGCTGGAACTTT AGGTTATACAGCTCCTGAATATGCTATTAGAGGAGAATTGTCAGAAAAGGCAGATATCTATAGTTTTGGAGTTCTTGTGCTTGAAATAATTTGTTGCAGGAAAAACACAGAGCATACTTTGCCATCAGAAATGCAGTACCTCCCAGAATAT GCATGGAAACTGTACGAGAATGCAAGGATATTGGACATTGTAGATCCAAAGCTGCGAGAACATGGATTCGTAGAAAAGGATGTTATGCAAGCAAACCATGTTGCTTTCTTATGTCTTCAGCCTCATGCACATTTGAGACCTCCCATGTCAGAGATCGTGGCATTGTTGACATTCAAAATTGAAATGGTTACAACACCAATGAGGCCAGCCTTCCTCGATCGAAGGCCGAGAAAGGATGATGAAAACCACCCTTTGGAGGCATTATCCCAGGGTTTCACATCTCCCATATATCTAAAAGCATCTGATTGA